The Deinococcus hopiensis KR-140 genome includes a window with the following:
- a CDS encoding replication initiator protein A — protein sequence MPKKPKNPNLHDELNFARFGVISMHSRVDQRVPSWRTEFTVNDRTFRIEAITPQGRPHGIDTDTLVALETLFVANGCPGDNWIHTTAYEVRELMGLANNGENYHRLRQSIRRLYFTSVIVGRKSTIAGAHKTAWDNVGVRFFEGLRYRDNEDDGELSTLDSEATLSIRLGEQLADSLRAGISQVLDGHLLHQLEQPPARALYRTLQAHRRQDDGTLLKELHVPLREWRHATGLTTDRSDLVRRALEAAHDELLANQYLEGAVIEGRGKNAVARYTFADVNAPDPALVVLLRQAGVTVARATVLAARHGDRVEEALRFVEFRKGVAGGAVRNPGGLVADFLENPAKYELPAEFTQVEERRQASRAQSEQWKLRAEQEAQAQAQAYAERLESASTSQQWEAQRATLQLMLKKHLNAQQWSQLEDLAQRGEISALELSRTLVGAAAGASLPEEIDRLKRRLNPLLPLE from the coding sequence GTGCCCAAGAAGCCGAAAAATCCGAATCTTCACGACGAACTGAACTTCGCCCGGTTCGGCGTGATCAGCATGCATTCGCGCGTGGACCAGCGCGTCCCCTCCTGGCGCACCGAGTTCACCGTGAATGACCGGACCTTCCGCATCGAGGCAATCACACCCCAGGGGCGTCCACACGGGATTGACACGGACACCCTCGTGGCACTGGAAACCCTCTTCGTGGCCAATGGCTGCCCGGGGGACAACTGGATTCACACGACGGCCTACGAAGTCCGGGAACTGATGGGCCTGGCGAACAATGGAGAGAACTACCACCGCCTTCGGCAAAGCATTCGCCGCCTGTACTTCACGAGCGTCATTGTCGGCCGCAAGTCCACCATCGCTGGAGCCCACAAGACCGCCTGGGACAATGTCGGCGTCCGGTTTTTCGAAGGGCTGCGGTACCGGGACAACGAGGATGACGGAGAGCTCAGTACCCTGGACAGCGAGGCAACGCTCTCCATTCGCCTCGGCGAGCAGCTGGCTGACAGTCTCCGTGCGGGGATCTCCCAGGTGCTGGACGGTCACCTGCTGCACCAACTGGAGCAGCCACCCGCGCGGGCCCTGTACCGAACGCTCCAGGCCCACCGCCGTCAGGATGACGGCACGCTCCTCAAGGAGCTGCATGTGCCGCTGCGGGAATGGCGTCACGCCACGGGCCTCACCACGGACCGCAGCGACTTGGTGCGCCGGGCACTGGAAGCGGCGCACGACGAACTGCTCGCCAACCAGTACCTGGAAGGGGCCGTCATCGAGGGGCGCGGGAAGAACGCCGTCGCGCGGTACACCTTCGCGGATGTGAACGCCCCAGACCCGGCCCTCGTCGTGCTGCTGCGTCAGGCGGGCGTAACGGTCGCGCGCGCGACGGTGCTCGCGGCGCGTCACGGCGACCGGGTGGAAGAAGCCCTGCGCTTTGTGGAATTCCGCAAAGGTGTCGCGGGCGGCGCGGTTCGTAATCCTGGGGGCCTTGTGGCGGATTTTCTGGAAAATCCCGCCAAGTACGAACTGCCTGCCGAATTCACCCAGGTAGAGGAGCGGCGTCAGGCAAGCCGGGCCCAGTCTGAGCAGTGGAAACTGAGGGCGGAACAGGAAGCGCAGGCGCAGGCGCAGGCCTACGCCGAACGCCTGGAGAGCGCCTCAACCTCACAACAGTGGGAGGCGCAGCGCGCAACACTCCAACTGATGTTGAAAAAGCACCTCAACGCGCAGCAATGGAGTCAGCTGGAGGACTTGGCACAGCGGGGCGAGATCAGCGCCCTGGAACTCAGCCGGACGCTGGTGGGGGCGGCCGCGGGCGCGTCCCTCCCCGAGGAGATTGACCGCCTCAAAAGGCGACTCAATCCTTTGCTGCCCCTCGAATAA
- a CDS encoding DinB family protein: protein MTTEGFLQHWLGHRALTRRVIAAFPEDQLFTFTAAPPMRTFGELGGELHFVSEMTLVGLLTGEWPEPDWSAAPKDKASLLEAWDALSARIEQDFAKVDPAVFGTVSSLPWGQMPAWVAAIYAVDNEIHHRGQGYVYLRSLGIEPPAFYER from the coding sequence ATGACGACCGAAGGATTCCTGCAGCACTGGCTAGGCCACCGCGCCCTGACGCGCCGCGTCATTGCGGCTTTTCCAGAAGACCAGCTGTTCACCTTCACGGCCGCACCTCCCATGCGCACCTTCGGCGAGTTGGGCGGTGAGCTGCACTTCGTGAGTGAAATGACCCTCGTCGGCCTGCTGACTGGGGAATGGCCAGAACCCGACTGGTCGGCGGCACCCAAGGACAAAGCGTCCCTGCTGGAAGCGTGGGACGCGCTAAGCGCGCGTATAGAGCAAGACTTTGCCAAGGTGGACCCGGCTGTCTTTGGCACAGTGTCCTCATTGCCCTGGGGTCAGATGCCCGCCTGGGTGGCGGCCATTTATGCGGTGGACAATGAAATTCACCACCGTGGGCAGGGGTACGTGTATCTGCGGAGTCTAGGAATTGAGCCTCCTGCTTTTTACGAGCGCTGA